Proteins found in one Triticum urartu cultivar G1812 chromosome 4, Tu2.1, whole genome shotgun sequence genomic segment:
- the LOC125553667 gene encoding phytosulfokines 4-like, protein MAPSPRPYASLLLPSLVLLLLVASSRAARVGATARNQAAQDGRAEVDAGGEAAAEAEDEGCGGGAEGGDGGDDECLMRRTLVAHTDYIYTQGGNHN, encoded by the coding sequence ATGGCGCCATCACCTCGGCCGTACGCCTCTCTGCTGCTGCCATCTCTCGTCCTGCTCCTCCTCGTCGCCTCCTCCCGCGCAGCGAGAGTGGGAGCAACCGCAAGAAACCAGGCAGCCCAGGACGGCCGCGCAGAGGTGGAcgccggcggcgaggcggcggcggaggcggaggatgaaggttgcggcggtggcgCCGAAGGGGGAGATGGAGGCGACGATGAGTGCTTGATGAGGAGGACGCTGGTGGCGCACACCGACTACATCTACACCCAGGGAGGAAACCACAACTAG